One stretch of Streptomyces sp. A2-16 DNA includes these proteins:
- a CDS encoding DUF3068 domain-containing protein: MRRKTSLVLLALAVFFAALSPLLRWYAFPRLAKIPANQYQDMVLEARNATLLDYGTMTAKKVPKVTIVQTLKGDVEASEKIEKTAGRDVVVWDGLSYVQGPDGKMVSEIPERYIFDAHSQAPVHAPGEMVDGDPVKRTGIEFKWPFLTEKRDYEYFDAQTRTTNPIHYEGTRTFRGVEVYYFEQTIPWTKVPFPKTMPVKGITPESVARTGTTRWYTTVRKFWVEPLTGAPVYGEEIHKEELRGGSLLGDRAKVTAFAGHVKMREDYIEHTVDLVKSNRTLVLLMTSYLPWGFLSLGVLLLALALLLEARSRRPAPAKVDAPEPVTA, translated from the coding sequence ATGCGCCGCAAGACCAGCCTGGTCCTGCTCGCCCTCGCCGTGTTCTTCGCGGCGCTGTCCCCGCTGCTGCGCTGGTACGCCTTCCCGCGCCTGGCCAAGATCCCGGCGAACCAGTACCAGGACATGGTCCTGGAGGCGAGGAACGCGACCCTCCTCGACTACGGCACGATGACCGCGAAGAAGGTCCCGAAGGTCACCATCGTGCAGACCCTCAAGGGCGACGTGGAGGCATCCGAGAAGATCGAGAAGACGGCCGGGCGGGACGTCGTCGTCTGGGACGGGCTGTCGTACGTCCAGGGCCCCGACGGCAAGATGGTCTCCGAGATCCCCGAGCGCTACATCTTCGACGCCCACAGCCAGGCCCCCGTCCACGCGCCCGGCGAGATGGTCGACGGCGACCCCGTCAAGCGCACCGGCATCGAGTTCAAGTGGCCCTTCCTGACGGAGAAACGGGACTACGAGTACTTCGACGCGCAGACCCGCACCACCAACCCCATCCACTACGAGGGCACGCGGACCTTCCGCGGCGTCGAGGTCTACTACTTCGAGCAGACCATTCCGTGGACCAAGGTGCCCTTCCCCAAGACCATGCCGGTCAAGGGGATCACCCCCGAGTCCGTCGCCAGGACCGGCACCACCCGCTGGTACACCACGGTCCGCAAGTTCTGGGTCGAGCCCCTCACCGGCGCCCCCGTCTACGGCGAGGAGATCCACAAGGAGGAGCTGCGCGGCGGCTCCCTCCTCGGCGACCGCGCGAAGGTCACCGCCTTCGCCGGGCACGTGAAGATGCGCGAGGACTACATCGAGCACACCGTCGACCTGGTCAAGTCGAACCGCACCCTCGTCCTCCTCATGACCTCCTACCTGCCGTGGGGCTTCCTGTCCCTGGGCGTCCTGCTGCTGGCCCTGGCGCTGTTGCTCGAAGCCCGCAGCCGCCGCCCGGCCCCCGCGAAGGTCGACGCACCCGAACCGGTCACCGCCTGA
- the rpsA gene encoding 30S ribosomal protein S1, producing MTSSTETTATTPQVAVNDIGNEEAFLAAIDETIKYFNDGDIVDGVIVKVDRDEVLLDIGYKTEGVIPSRELSIKHDVDPNEVVAVGDEIEALVLQKEDKEGRLILSKKRAQYERAWGTIEKIKEEDGIVTGTVIEVVKGGLILDIGLRGFLPASLVEMRRVRDLQPYVGKELEAKIIELDKNRNNVVLSRRAWLEQTQSEVRQTFLTTLQKGQVRSGVVSSIVNFGAFVDLGGVDGLVHVSELSWKHIDHPSEVVEVGQEVTVEVLDVDMDRERVSLSLKATQEDPWQQFARTHQIGQVVPGKVTKLVPFGAFVRVDEGIEGLVHISELAERHVEIPEQVVQVNDEIFVKVIDIDLERRRISLSLKQANEAFGADPATVEFDPTLYGMAASYDDQGNYIYPEGFDPETNDWLEGFESQREVWENQYAEAQTRFEQHQQQVIKSREADAAAAAEGGDAAGAAPAAGGGGGSYSSEGADTSGALASDEALAALREKLAGGQS from the coding sequence ATGACGAGCAGCACCGAGACCACCGCCACCACCCCGCAGGTAGCGGTCAACGACATCGGTAACGAGGAAGCCTTCCTCGCCGCGATCGACGAGACGATCAAGTACTTCAACGACGGCGACATCGTCGACGGCGTCATCGTGAAGGTCGACCGGGACGAGGTCCTGCTCGACATCGGTTACAAGACCGAAGGCGTTATCCCGAGCCGCGAGCTCTCGATCAAGCACGACGTCGACCCCAATGAGGTCGTCGCCGTCGGTGACGAGATCGAGGCCCTTGTTCTCCAGAAGGAGGACAAGGAAGGCCGCCTGATCCTCTCGAAGAAGCGCGCCCAGTACGAGCGTGCCTGGGGCACCATCGAGAAGATCAAGGAAGAGGACGGGATCGTCACCGGTACCGTCATCGAGGTCGTCAAGGGTGGTCTCATCCTCGACATCGGCCTCCGTGGCTTCCTCCCGGCTTCCCTCGTCGAGATGCGCCGTGTCCGCGACCTCCAGCCCTACGTGGGCAAGGAGCTCGAGGCCAAGATCATCGAGCTGGACAAGAACCGCAACAACGTGGTCCTGTCCCGCCGTGCCTGGCTGGAGCAGACCCAGTCCGAGGTCCGCCAGACGTTCCTCACGACCCTCCAGAAGGGTCAGGTCCGCTCCGGCGTGGTCTCCTCGATCGTCAACTTCGGTGCCTTCGTGGACCTGGGTGGCGTCGACGGTCTGGTCCACGTCTCCGAGCTCTCCTGGAAGCACATCGACCACCCGTCCGAGGTTGTCGAGGTCGGCCAGGAAGTCACCGTCGAGGTCCTCGACGTGGACATGGACCGCGAGCGTGTCTCCCTGTCGCTGAAGGCGACCCAGGAAGACCCGTGGCAGCAGTTCGCCCGCACCCACCAGATCGGCCAGGTCGTGCCCGGCAAGGTCACGAAGCTGGTTCCGTTCGGTGCGTTCGTCCGCGTGGACGAGGGCATCGAGGGTCTGGTCCACATCTCCGAGCTGGCCGAGCGCCACGTGGAGATCCCGGAGCAGGTCGTCCAGGTCAACGACGAGATCTTCGTCAAGGTCATCGACATCGACCTCGAGCGCCGTCGCATCAGCCTCTCGCTGAAGCAGGCCAACGAGGCCTTCGGTGCCGACCCGGCGACGGTCGAGTTCGACCCGACCCTGTACGGCATGGCCGCGTCGTACGACGACCAGGGCAACTACATCTACCCCGAGGGCTTCGACCCCGAGACCAACGACTGGCTCGAGGGCTTCGAATCCCAGCGTGAGGTGTGGGAGAACCAGTACGCCGAGGCGCAGACCCGCTTCGAGCAGCACCAGCAGCAGGTCATCAAGTCCCGTGAGGCCGACGCCGCTGCCGCGGCCGAGGGCGGGGACGCTGCGGGTGCCGCTCCGGCCGCGGGTGGCGGTGGCGGTTCGTACTCCTCCGAGGGTGCGGACACCTCCGGCGCTCTCGCGTCGGACGAGGCGCTGGCCGCGCTCCGCGAGAAGCTCGCGGGTGGCCAGAGCTGA
- a CDS encoding DUF4184 family protein, translating to MPFTLSHAAAVLPAVRPDGSGRGRLVPAVLVAGSFSPDMTYYAASVVSGAMEFGTVTHSFPGVFTIDVLVAWALMGLWLLLREPLVALLPRRGQGRVATLLRCGTPRARVRTALVLRWYASAALGALTHVVWDAFTHHDRWGMRLFPVLGLDVAGSPLYWYLQYGGSALAAVVIAVFCVHALRRTPAATSAPGVPVLSTRDRWWAVAGIGGCMTVAALQRASRWWAYWGSTAKPWELIPTLCFGAGAGLVLGVLLYATAVRLWRPAPASAAREETGLPLAR from the coding sequence TTGCCGTTCACCCTGAGCCACGCGGCGGCGGTCCTGCCCGCGGTGCGCCCCGACGGAAGCGGGCGGGGCCGACTGGTTCCGGCCGTGCTGGTGGCCGGATCCTTCTCGCCCGACATGACCTACTACGCGGCAAGTGTCGTTTCGGGAGCGATGGAGTTCGGCACCGTCACGCACTCCTTCCCCGGCGTCTTCACGATCGACGTGCTGGTCGCCTGGGCGCTGATGGGCCTGTGGCTGCTGCTGCGAGAACCCCTGGTGGCCCTGCTGCCCCGCCGCGGCCAGGGCAGGGTGGCGACGCTGCTGCGCTGCGGCACGCCACGCGCACGCGTGCGTACGGCACTGGTGCTGCGCTGGTACGCCTCCGCCGCCCTCGGAGCACTGACCCACGTCGTGTGGGACGCGTTCACGCACCACGACAGATGGGGGATGCGCCTGTTCCCCGTCCTGGGCCTGGACGTGGCCGGCTCCCCCCTCTACTGGTACCTGCAGTACGGCGGTTCGGCGCTGGCCGCGGTGGTGATCGCCGTGTTCTGCGTGCACGCACTGCGCCGGACCCCCGCGGCGACCTCGGCACCGGGCGTCCCCGTCCTGTCCACGCGGGACAGATGGTGGGCCGTGGCCGGGATCGGCGGGTGCATGACGGTGGCCGCGCTGCAGCGGGCCTCGCGGTGGTGGGCGTACTGGGGTTCCACCGCGAAGCCCTGGGAACTGATCCCGACCCTCTGCTTCGGCGCGGGCGCCGGCCTGGTCCTCGGGGTACTGCTGTACGCCACCGCGGTCAGGCTGTGGCGCCCGGCCCCGGCGTCCGCCGCCCGGGAAGAGACCGGTCTCCCGCTCGCTCGCTGA
- a CDS encoding lytic transglycosylase domain-containing protein — MAAQFGRRLAKGATTTAVAALAVAALSASQAPGVTADDNGRSTAAGAEASPDPAAGNGATGNSPYYTDLPPLNTPAPAPTSGTSATATPVESEAGIPATVLDAYKKAANELQASKPGCHLPWQLLAAIGQVESGQARGGRVDADGTTTSKILGPQLDGNGFALIKDTDNGAYDGDTAYDSAVGPMQFIPSTWAWAGRDGNGDGVKDPNNIYDASLAAGHYLCRNNWDLATSAGLEDAILSYNPSRHYLDTVLSWLEYYRKGTHEIPDGTGTVPGNRSDGGSSDGSTSTPSSPSTPHPSKPSTPGSPSPTPPVTPRPPSGTPTTPPTTPVTPTQSVDHLEDAGTAKLTAMAGDAFTENISTKAENAAGKGVAKVRVRFTIVGDTDAAFTGGEKVATALTDSSGVATAPALQAGETTGAFAVRATLIGRTVTGPIYTANVTQRVADTLVRTADTALTCTPGGQFADVVQVKATYKDAVADKVAATATLIKSADDATENDKGPYFKDADGKTVRTLTGLTTDADGVLKLPQLYADDTTGTYLLRITTAGGATLDVTLTVAAAADTSASPSPSPSASS, encoded by the coding sequence ATGGCGGCGCAATTCGGCAGGAGGCTGGCCAAAGGGGCGACGACCACCGCCGTGGCAGCACTCGCGGTCGCGGCACTGTCAGCCTCCCAGGCCCCGGGGGTCACGGCCGACGACAACGGCAGATCGACCGCCGCCGGTGCCGAAGCCTCCCCCGATCCGGCCGCCGGGAACGGCGCGACGGGCAATTCGCCGTACTACACGGACCTGCCTCCGCTGAACACCCCTGCCCCCGCGCCGACCAGCGGCACCTCCGCCACCGCCACCCCGGTCGAGAGCGAGGCGGGCATACCCGCGACCGTCCTCGACGCCTACAAGAAGGCCGCGAACGAGCTCCAGGCGTCCAAGCCCGGCTGCCATCTGCCCTGGCAGCTGCTCGCCGCCATCGGCCAGGTCGAGTCCGGTCAGGCCCGCGGCGGCCGCGTCGACGCGGACGGCACCACCACCTCCAAGATCCTCGGCCCGCAGCTCGACGGCAACGGCTTCGCACTCATCAAGGACACCGACAACGGTGCCTACGACGGCGACACCGCCTACGACTCGGCCGTCGGACCCATGCAGTTCATCCCCTCCACCTGGGCGTGGGCCGGCCGCGACGGCAACGGCGACGGGGTGAAGGACCCGAACAACATCTACGACGCCTCCCTCGCCGCGGGCCACTACCTGTGCCGCAACAACTGGGACCTGGCGACCAGCGCCGGCCTGGAAGACGCGATCCTCAGCTACAACCCCTCGCGGCACTACCTGGACACGGTCCTGTCGTGGCTGGAGTACTACCGCAAGGGCACCCACGAGATCCCGGACGGCACCGGTACCGTCCCGGGCAACCGCAGCGACGGCGGCAGCAGCGATGGTTCGACCTCCACGCCCTCGTCGCCCTCGACCCCGCACCCCTCGAAGCCGAGCACGCCCGGCTCGCCGAGCCCGACCCCGCCCGTGACACCCCGGCCCCCGTCCGGGACCCCCACCACGCCTCCGACGACGCCCGTCACGCCCACCCAGTCCGTGGACCACCTGGAGGACGCGGGCACCGCGAAGCTCACCGCCATGGCGGGCGACGCGTTCACCGAGAACATCAGCACCAAGGCCGAGAACGCCGCCGGCAAGGGCGTCGCCAAGGTCCGGGTCCGCTTCACGATCGTCGGCGACACCGACGCCGCCTTCACCGGCGGCGAAAAGGTCGCCACCGCGCTGACCGACAGCTCCGGCGTGGCCACCGCGCCCGCGCTCCAGGCGGGCGAGACCACCGGCGCCTTCGCGGTCCGCGCCACCCTCATCGGCCGTACCGTCACCGGGCCCATCTACACGGCCAACGTGACCCAGCGCGTCGCCGACACCCTCGTCCGCACCGCCGACACCGCGCTGACCTGCACCCCGGGCGGCCAGTTCGCCGACGTGGTCCAGGTGAAGGCCACCTACAAGGACGCCGTCGCCGACAAGGTCGCCGCCACCGCCACCCTGATCAAGTCGGCCGACGACGCGACCGAGAACGACAAGGGCCCCTACTTCAAGGACGCCGACGGCAAGACCGTCCGCACCCTGACGGGCCTCACGACGGACGCGGACGGTGTGCTGAAGCTGCCGCAGCTCTACGCCGACGACACCACCGGCACCTATCTGCTCCGTATCACCACCGCGGGCGGCGCGACCCTCGACGTGACGCTGACCGTGGCCGCCGCCGCGGACACCTCCGCGAGCCCCTCGCCCAGTCCCAGCGCGAGTTCATAG
- a CDS encoding SPW_0924 family protein, which produces MRALIAAATGLVLAFALILTITALGTPAGSTSPKPLLTTVPAHP; this is translated from the coding sequence ATGCGCGCCCTGATCGCCGCCGCGACCGGCCTCGTCCTCGCGTTCGCACTGATCCTCACCATCACCGCACTGGGCACCCCTGCCGGCAGTACATCCCCCAAGCCGCTGCTGACCACGGTGCCCGCACACCCGTAA
- the hrpB gene encoding ATP-dependent helicase HrpB, with translation MIRYDALDSLPVRGALSALGDALEGHGTAVLVAPPGTGKTTLVPLALAGLLDADAPARKVVVAEPRRIAARAAARRMAWLLGEQVGGSVGYTVRGERVVGRHARVEVVTTGVLLQRLQRDQELAGVDVVVLDECHERHLDADTTAAFLWDVRQALRPELRLVAASATTDAQGWARLLGDAPVVEAAGESHPVEVVWAPPTRPVRPPHGMRVDPALLAHVASVVRRALAEREGDVLCFLPGVGEIARVAGQLGGLGDVDVLQVHGRAPAAVQDAVLAGGQRRRVVLATAVAESSLTVPGVRVVVDSGLAREPRVDHARGLSALATVRASQAAGRQRAGRAGRQAPGAVYRCWAEAEDARLPRFPSPEIKVADLTAFALQVACWGDPDASGLALLDPPPGGAMAAARTALAAVDAVDPAGHATERGVRLARLGLHPRLGRALLDAAVPVGGERAAEVVALLSEEAPREYGDDLAGALRAARRGGDAYAGRWRAEVRRLRGLVAESPRSPVPPGSRPADLGEDGVAGLVAALAFPERVARADGGSYLMASGTRAELPAGSPLRGAPWIAVAVADRPVGKGHARVQLAAVTDEQTARSAAASLYSERQEVHWADGDVVARRVERLGAIELAVRPLRNADPVLVREALLEGLREDGPRLLRWTPDAEVLRQRLAFLRHHLGDPWPDVSDEALHARVDEWLEPELSRARRRADLARVDAGEALRRLLPWASGDASRLDELAPERIAVPSGSRIRIDYGTPEQPVLAVKLQEMFGLQESPRVAGVPLLVHLLSPAGRPAAVTADLASFWKDGYKGVRAELRGRYPKHPWPEDPAGAEATRYTNARLRR, from the coding sequence GTGATCCGTTACGACGCCCTGGACTCCCTTCCCGTGCGCGGTGCGCTGTCCGCGCTGGGCGACGCCCTGGAGGGCCACGGCACGGCCGTCCTCGTCGCCCCGCCCGGCACCGGCAAGACGACCCTCGTGCCGCTGGCCCTCGCGGGCCTGCTGGACGCCGACGCACCCGCGCGCAAGGTGGTGGTCGCCGAGCCCCGCCGGATCGCCGCCCGCGCGGCCGCCCGGCGGATGGCGTGGCTGTTGGGCGAGCAGGTCGGCGGAAGCGTCGGCTACACCGTGCGCGGCGAGCGGGTGGTCGGACGGCACGCACGCGTGGAGGTCGTCACGACGGGTGTGCTGCTGCAGCGGCTCCAGCGCGACCAGGAACTGGCGGGCGTGGACGTGGTGGTCCTCGACGAGTGCCACGAGCGGCATCTGGACGCGGACACGACGGCGGCCTTCCTGTGGGACGTACGGCAGGCCCTGCGGCCGGAGCTGCGGCTGGTCGCCGCGTCCGCGACGACCGACGCGCAGGGGTGGGCGCGGCTGCTGGGCGACGCGCCCGTGGTCGAGGCGGCGGGTGAGTCGCATCCGGTGGAGGTCGTGTGGGCCCCGCCGACCCGGCCGGTGCGGCCGCCGCACGGCATGCGGGTCGATCCCGCGCTGCTCGCGCATGTGGCGTCGGTGGTGCGGCGGGCGCTGGCCGAGCGGGAGGGGGACGTGCTGTGCTTCCTGCCGGGCGTGGGCGAGATCGCCCGCGTGGCAGGGCAGTTGGGCGGTCTCGGCGACGTGGACGTGCTCCAGGTGCACGGGCGGGCCCCGGCGGCTGTGCAGGACGCCGTGCTGGCGGGCGGACAGCGGCGCCGGGTGGTGCTGGCGACCGCCGTGGCCGAGTCCTCCCTGACGGTGCCGGGCGTGCGGGTGGTCGTCGACTCGGGGCTGGCCCGGGAGCCGCGCGTGGACCACGCGCGCGGGTTGAGCGCGCTCGCGACCGTGCGGGCCTCGCAGGCGGCCGGACGGCAGCGGGCGGGGCGGGCCGGGCGACAGGCGCCGGGTGCGGTGTACCGGTGCTGGGCGGAGGCCGAGGACGCGCGGCTGCCGCGCTTCCCGTCGCCGGAGATCAAGGTGGCCGACCTGACGGCGTTCGCGTTGCAGGTGGCCTGCTGGGGCGATCCGGACGCGTCCGGCCTCGCCCTGCTGGATCCGCCGCCGGGCGGGGCGATGGCGGCCGCGCGGACCGCTCTCGCGGCGGTGGACGCCGTGGACCCGGCCGGTCATGCCACGGAGCGGGGTGTCCGGCTGGCGCGGCTGGGGCTGCATCCGCGGCTGGGACGGGCGCTCCTGGACGCGGCCGTGCCGGTCGGGGGCGAGCGTGCCGCCGAGGTCGTCGCGCTGCTGAGCGAGGAGGCACCGCGGGAGTACGGGGACGACCTCGCGGGCGCGTTGCGGGCCGCCCGGCGCGGGGGTGACGCCTACGCGGGGCGGTGGCGGGCGGAGGTGCGACGGTTGCGGGGCCTGGTGGCGGAGTCCCCGCGCTCGCCCGTGCCCCCAGGTTCCCGTCCTGCGGACCTCGGCGAGGACGGCGTCGCCGGGCTCGTGGCAGCCCTGGCGTTCCCCGAGCGTGTGGCCAGGGCCGACGGCGGCTCCTACCTCATGGCCTCCGGGACCCGCGCCGAACTCCCGGCCGGCTCCCCGCTGCGCGGTGCCCCCTGGATCGCCGTCGCCGTGGCGGACCGTCCCGTCGGGAAGGGGCACGCGCGCGTGCAGCTGGCAGCGGTGACCGACGAGCAGACGGCCAGGTCGGCGGCGGCCTCCCTGTACTCCGAGCGCCAGGAGGTGCACTGGGCCGACGGGGACGTCGTGGCCCGGCGGGTGGAGCGGCTCGGGGCGATCGAGCTCGCGGTACGGCCGTTGCGGAACGCCGACCCCGTCCTCGTGCGCGAGGCGCTTCTCGAAGGGCTGCGCGAGGACGGTCCGCGGCTGCTGCGGTGGACGCCCGACGCCGAGGTGCTGAGGCAGCGGCTCGCATTCCTCCGCCACCACCTGGGCGACCCGTGGCCCGACGTCTCCGACGAGGCCCTGCACGCGCGCGTGGACGAGTGGCTGGAGCCCGAGCTGAGCCGTGCCCGGCGCCGGGCCGACCTGGCGCGAGTGGACGCCGGAGAGGCTCTGCGGAGGCTGCTCCCGTGGGCCTCGGGGGATGCCTCGCGGCTCGACGAGTTGGCGCCCGAGCGGATCGCCGTACCGAGCGGGTCCAGGATCCGGATCGACTACGGCACCCCCGAACAGCCCGTCCTCGCGGTGAAGTTGCAGGAGATGTTCGGGCTGCAGGAGTCGCCCCGGGTCGCCGGTGTCCCCCTGCTCGTGCATCTCCTCTCCCCCGCCGGACGCCCGGCCGCGGTCACCGCCGACCTCGCCTCCTTCTGGAAGGACGGCTACAAGGGGGTTCGGGCGGAGTTGCGCGGCCGGTATCCGAAGCATCCGTGGCCGGAGGACCCGGCGGGCGCCGAGGCGACGCGGTACACCAACGCGCGGCTCAGGCGGTGA
- a CDS encoding class I SAM-dependent methyltransferase has product MTAAATGRTEEPQTNTREPIIQEPASHQQESDPDAESQATRRDADVTESARANRGWWDRNADDYQVEHGTFLGDDRFVWGPEGLDEVEAELLGPPEDLKGKDVLEIGAGAAQCARWLAAQGARPVALDISHRQLQHALRIGTSFPLVCADAGVLPFADGSFDLACSAYGALPFVADPVLVLKEVRRVLRPGGRFVFSVTHPIRWAFPDEPGPEGLTVSASYFDRTPYVEQDEKGRAVYVEHHRTIGDRVRDVVAGGFRLVDLVEPEWPVWNTSEWGGWSPLRGNLIPGSAIFVCERD; this is encoded by the coding sequence ATGACGGCCGCCGCGACCGGTCGGACGGAAGAGCCGCAGACTAATACGAGGGAGCCGATCATCCAAGAGCCCGCATCACACCAGCAGGAGTCCGACCCGGACGCGGAGTCGCAGGCCACCCGGCGTGACGCGGACGTCACCGAGAGCGCCCGCGCCAACCGTGGCTGGTGGGACCGCAACGCGGACGACTACCAGGTCGAGCACGGCACCTTCCTCGGCGACGACCGCTTCGTGTGGGGCCCCGAGGGCCTCGACGAGGTGGAGGCCGAGCTGCTGGGACCGCCCGAGGACCTCAAGGGGAAGGACGTCCTGGAGATCGGCGCCGGCGCGGCCCAGTGCGCGCGCTGGCTGGCCGCGCAGGGCGCCCGCCCGGTCGCCCTCGACATCTCGCACCGCCAGCTCCAGCACGCCTTGCGCATCGGTACGTCCTTCCCCCTGGTGTGCGCCGACGCGGGCGTCCTGCCCTTCGCGGACGGCTCCTTCGACCTGGCGTGCTCGGCGTACGGCGCGCTGCCGTTCGTCGCCGACCCGGTGCTGGTCCTCAAGGAGGTGCGCCGCGTGCTGCGCCCGGGCGGCCGCTTCGTCTTCTCGGTGACGCATCCGATCCGCTGGGCCTTCCCGGACGAGCCGGGCCCCGAGGGCCTGACCGTCTCGGCCTCCTACTTCGACCGCACGCCCTACGTCGAGCAGGACGAGAAGGGCCGCGCGGTGTACGTCGAGCACCACCGCACGATCGGCGACCGGGTGCGTGACGTCGTCGCGGGCGGCTTCCGCCTGGTCGACCTGGTCGAGCCGGAGTGGCCGGTCTGGAACACCTCGGAGTGGGGCGGCTGGTCCCCGCTGCGCGGGAATCTGATCCCCGGGTCCGCGATCTTCGTGTGCGAGCGCGACTGA